In Corallococcus silvisoli, one DNA window encodes the following:
- a CDS encoding AraC family transcriptional regulator, translating into MDEQASDVLADVLDTMRLSTHVNGRFELFAPWGLQFPRSPGAHIVLVARGGARLEVEGVEGAVSLSAGDLALLPHGGGHTLRDAEGSPVRLLERGECRRTGNAMAARLGEGGDRTTLVVGSFRFGAVPTLPLFAGLPGLIHIAADDPATAPSVASTVQLLIAESASSSPGATVIMSRLADILLVQAIRTHIQGGPCQRHGLCALADPQLRKALSLIHERPSEPWTVESLATAVAMSRSGFAARFSELVGEPPLEYLARWRMTKAAQLLRESELPLGEVAESSGYQSEAAFNRAFKRWGGSAPGAYRREHRKGPRDMSGASARVEERE; encoded by the coding sequence ATGGACGAGCAGGCTTCTGACGTCCTCGCGGACGTGCTGGACACGATGCGGCTGTCCACCCACGTGAACGGCCGCTTCGAGCTGTTCGCGCCCTGGGGCCTCCAGTTCCCCCGGAGCCCGGGGGCGCACATCGTCCTCGTCGCGCGCGGAGGCGCCCGCCTGGAGGTCGAGGGGGTCGAGGGCGCGGTGTCCCTGTCCGCCGGGGACCTGGCCCTGCTTCCGCACGGGGGCGGACACACGCTGCGCGACGCGGAGGGCAGCCCCGTCCGGCTGCTGGAGCGGGGCGAGTGCCGGCGGACGGGCAACGCCATGGCGGCCCGGCTGGGGGAGGGCGGCGACCGGACGACCCTGGTCGTGGGCTCGTTCCGGTTCGGCGCCGTGCCGACCCTGCCGCTGTTCGCGGGGCTCCCGGGCCTCATCCACATCGCCGCGGACGACCCCGCGACCGCGCCCTCGGTGGCGTCGACCGTGCAGTTGCTCATCGCGGAGAGCGCGTCGTCCAGTCCGGGGGCGACCGTCATCATGAGCCGGCTCGCGGACATCCTGCTCGTGCAGGCCATCCGGACGCACATCCAGGGCGGTCCGTGTCAGCGGCATGGGTTGTGCGCGCTGGCGGATCCCCAGTTGCGCAAGGCGCTCTCGCTCATCCATGAGCGGCCCTCCGAGCCCTGGACCGTCGAGAGCCTCGCGACGGCCGTCGCCATGTCCCGGTCGGGCTTCGCGGCGCGCTTCAGCGAGCTCGTCGGAGAGCCTCCGCTGGAGTATCTGGCGCGGTGGCGGATGACCAAGGCCGCGCAGCTCCTGCGTGAGAGCGAGCTGCCGCTGGGCGAGGTCGCGGAGAGCAGCGGCTACCAGAGCGAGGCCGCGTTCAACCGCGCCTTCAAGCGTTGGGGAGGCAGCGCCCCTGGTGCGTACCGGCGCGAGCACCGTAAGGGGCCCCGGGACATGTCCGGGGCGTCAGCGCGAGTCGAGGAGCGTGAATAG
- a CDS encoding alkene reductase: MKLLSPVQLGRLELKNRLVMAPMTRSRALATGNVPNPLAVTYYVQRASAGLIVTEGTQVSPQGVGYIRTPGIHSPEQVEGWRKVTEAVHAAGGRIFAQLWHVGRVSHPDFHDGALPVAPSAIRFEAEVFTHKGRVPTVTPRALETAELPGVVEQFRSAAVNALEAGFDGVELHGSNGYLLDQFLRDGSNQRTDAYGGSIENRARFPLEVARAVAGVWGADRVGYRLFPQQFPYVGMSDSTPVETFTHIARELGRLGLGYLHVTEPVSGDTVPSPDQRITPLLRKVFPGTFIVNGGYDARAGEAAVAAGEADLVAYGTPFLANPDLPERFRLESPLNPPDRATFFSGEERGYTDYPALR, encoded by the coding sequence ATGAAGCTCCTCTCCCCCGTCCAGCTGGGCCGCCTTGAACTGAAGAACCGCCTGGTGATGGCGCCCATGACCCGCAGCCGGGCGCTGGCCACCGGCAACGTGCCCAACCCCCTGGCGGTCACCTATTACGTGCAGCGGGCCTCCGCGGGCCTCATCGTCACCGAGGGCACCCAGGTCAGCCCCCAGGGCGTCGGCTACATCCGCACGCCCGGCATCCACTCGCCCGAACAGGTGGAGGGCTGGAGGAAGGTGACGGAGGCCGTCCACGCGGCGGGGGGCCGCATCTTCGCCCAGCTGTGGCACGTGGGCCGGGTCTCCCATCCGGACTTCCATGACGGCGCGCTGCCCGTGGCCCCCTCCGCCATCCGCTTCGAGGCCGAGGTCTTCACCCACAAGGGCCGCGTGCCCACCGTGACGCCGCGCGCCCTGGAGACCGCGGAGCTCCCCGGCGTCGTGGAGCAGTTCCGGAGCGCCGCCGTGAACGCCCTGGAGGCTGGCTTCGACGGCGTGGAGCTGCACGGCAGCAACGGCTACCTGTTGGATCAGTTCCTGCGCGACGGCTCCAACCAGCGCACCGACGCGTACGGCGGCAGCATCGAGAACCGGGCGCGCTTCCCCCTGGAGGTGGCCCGGGCGGTGGCGGGCGTCTGGGGCGCCGACCGCGTGGGCTACCGGCTCTTCCCCCAGCAGTTCCCCTACGTCGGCATGAGCGACTCCACGCCGGTGGAGACGTTCACCCATATCGCGCGGGAGCTGGGCCGGCTGGGCCTGGGCTACCTGCACGTCACGGAGCCCGTGTCGGGCGACACGGTGCCGTCCCCCGACCAGCGCATCACCCCGCTGCTGCGCAAGGTCTTCCCAGGCACCTTCATCGTGAATGGCGGCTACGACGCGCGCGCCGGAGAGGCGGCGGTCGCCGCGGGAGAGGCGGACCTCGTCGCCTATGGCACGCCGTTCCTCGCCAACCCCGACCTGCCGGAGCGCTTCCGGCTCGAGTCCCCGCTCAACCCGCCGGACCGCGCCACCTTCTTCAGTGGCGAGGAGCGCGGCTACACCGACTACCCGGCGCTGCGCTGA
- a CDS encoding pirin family protein: MTLSNARHGVERRLERIIDLPAPVQGQFGPAHTVVPVIQPEDYALSDPFILLMDDRIDGQPIGGPHPHAGFETVTLVVKGGMSHDSGRLGERDVQWMTAGSGVIHGEGLDRPGEARILQLWLTLPKARRWVPASYQDISYAELPVRREPGVEVRLYSGSSGEVRSPTQNYVPVTLAEFLLEPGATVEHDLPHADNGFLYVLEGELAVGPEARALRPGQVGWLDRPGSGGDSTLRLTGTTRARALLYAGPPQREPLVSYGPFIGDTQADLMRVMDEYRAGRYTHPPRR, encoded by the coding sequence ATGACGCTTTCGAATGCACGGCACGGCGTGGAGCGCCGCCTGGAACGCATCATCGACCTGCCCGCCCCCGTGCAGGGACAGTTCGGACCCGCGCACACGGTGGTGCCCGTCATCCAACCGGAGGACTACGCCCTGTCGGATCCGTTCATCCTGCTGATGGATGACCGGATCGACGGGCAGCCCATCGGCGGGCCGCACCCGCATGCCGGCTTCGAGACGGTGACGCTGGTGGTGAAGGGCGGGATGTCCCACGACAGCGGGCGGCTGGGCGAGCGGGACGTGCAGTGGATGACCGCCGGCAGCGGGGTCATCCACGGCGAAGGGCTGGACCGCCCGGGCGAGGCGCGCATCCTCCAGCTGTGGCTGACGCTGCCCAAGGCGCGGCGCTGGGTCCCCGCCAGCTATCAGGACATCTCCTACGCGGAGCTGCCGGTGCGGCGCGAGCCGGGGGTGGAGGTCCGGCTGTACAGCGGGAGCTCGGGGGAGGTGCGCTCGCCGACGCAGAACTACGTGCCCGTCACGCTCGCGGAGTTCCTGCTCGAGCCGGGCGCCACCGTCGAACACGACCTGCCCCACGCGGACAACGGCTTCCTCTACGTGCTGGAGGGCGAACTCGCCGTGGGCCCGGAGGCCCGGGCGCTGCGGCCCGGACAGGTGGGCTGGCTGGACCGGCCGGGGAGTGGCGGGGACAGCACCCTGCGCCTCACGGGGACGACGCGGGCCCGGGCGCTGCTGTACGCCGGTCCGCCCCAGCGCGAGCCGCTGGTCAGCTATGGGCCCTTCATCGGGGACACGCAGGCGGACCTCATGCGGGTGATGGACGAGTACCGCGCCGGCCGCTACACGCACCCGCCCCGGAGGTAG
- a CDS encoding glycosyltransferase produces the protein MVKNLGDPYPIVRLEHYERYVGAAVVERILEKARPLQDLRVAHVNSTYYGGGVAELLSPLTLLMNSVGMVTEWRAIQGPPDFFNITKKMHNALQGADIHLTPMKANIYEEVVYENAIRNRLDHDRVVIHDPQPLPIVRYSRKRGPWTWRCHIDLSNPEPALWEYLKPFVEEYDAMVLSAPEYAQDLRTPQLFFMPAIDPFSIKNREMSEAEMDERLQHHHIPTDLPLVVQISRFDRWKDPEGVVSAWRLARKDAPCTLVLLGNMASDDPEGQEVYQEVMRHRDERIIILSREDTALVNALQRRAAVVVQKSLREGFGLTVAEAMWKSTPVIGGNVGGIRHQIEDGYNGFLVDSVAQCAARMVQLLKNPKLRRQMGHHAHETVRRRFLLTRYLEQYLDLFNAFETHYHLRPLPHLTT, from the coding sequence ATGGTGAAGAACCTCGGAGACCCGTACCCCATCGTCCGGCTCGAGCACTACGAGCGCTACGTGGGCGCGGCGGTGGTGGAGCGCATCCTGGAGAAGGCGCGTCCGCTGCAAGACCTGCGGGTCGCGCACGTCAACTCCACGTACTACGGCGGTGGCGTGGCGGAGCTGCTCTCCCCACTGACGCTGCTGATGAACAGCGTGGGCATGGTCACGGAGTGGCGGGCCATCCAAGGGCCGCCGGACTTCTTCAACATCACGAAGAAGATGCACAACGCGTTGCAGGGCGCGGACATCCACCTGACGCCGATGAAGGCGAACATCTACGAGGAGGTCGTCTACGAGAACGCGATCCGCAACCGGCTGGACCACGACCGCGTCGTCATCCACGACCCGCAGCCCCTGCCCATCGTGCGCTACAGCCGCAAGCGCGGACCGTGGACCTGGCGCTGTCACATCGACCTGTCGAATCCGGAGCCGGCGCTGTGGGAGTACTTGAAGCCCTTCGTGGAGGAGTACGACGCGATGGTGCTGAGCGCTCCGGAGTACGCGCAGGACCTGCGCACCCCCCAGCTCTTCTTCATGCCGGCCATCGACCCGTTCTCCATCAAGAACCGGGAGATGAGCGAGGCGGAGATGGACGAGCGGCTTCAGCACCACCACATCCCCACGGACCTGCCGCTGGTGGTTCAGATCTCGCGCTTCGACCGGTGGAAGGATCCGGAGGGCGTGGTGTCCGCGTGGCGGCTGGCGCGCAAGGACGCGCCGTGCACGCTGGTGCTGCTGGGCAACATGGCGTCGGACGACCCGGAGGGCCAGGAGGTGTACCAGGAGGTGATGCGGCACCGCGACGAGCGGATCATCATCCTCAGCCGCGAGGACACGGCGCTGGTGAACGCGCTCCAGCGCCGCGCGGCGGTGGTGGTGCAGAAGTCGCTGCGCGAGGGCTTCGGGCTCACCGTGGCGGAGGCCATGTGGAAGAGCACGCCCGTCATCGGTGGGAACGTGGGCGGCATCCGCCACCAGATTGAAGACGGGTACAACGGCTTCCTGGTGGACTCCGTGGCGCAGTGCGCGGCGCGCATGGTGCAACTGCTCAAGAACCCGAAGCTGCGCCGCCAGATGGGGCACCACGCGCACGAGACGGTGCGCCGCCGCTTCCTGCTCACGCGCTACCTGGAGCAGTACCTGGACCTCTTCAACGCCTTCGAGACCCACTACCACCTGCGCCCGCTGCCGCACCTGACGACGTAG
- a CDS encoding methionyl-tRNA formyltransferase, producing MPTSGAASGWRIVLLTVAPAVAHDFTLSLRAQGHDVVALVVPAGIRGLRPLDMAGWAELGRLFESAPPSLDVLLVSERAHLTPRLAALKPDLLLCFFFPWKLLPEALALAPLGAVNVHPSLLPCYRGPCPLGWALREDARDVGLTFHRMDASFDTGPVLAQGTFPLHDEDTEEVIFEKLMLASRQLLPGVMERVARGDRGEPQVDADATFAPFFDRAYRDIDWRDPARSVHLKVRACRFAAWRDGNGDARARLQGRWMRVRRTRAWRGEDPREVPGTLLARQGDELLVQCGDAPLWVVSHTLEEP from the coding sequence ATGCCGACTTCCGGTGCCGCGTCTGGCTGGCGCATCGTGCTGCTCACCGTGGCCCCCGCGGTGGCGCACGACTTCACGTTGTCCCTGCGGGCGCAGGGGCATGACGTGGTGGCGTTGGTGGTGCCGGCGGGCATCCGGGGCCTGCGTCCGCTGGACATGGCGGGGTGGGCGGAGCTGGGGCGGCTCTTCGAGTCCGCGCCGCCGTCGCTGGACGTGCTGCTGGTGAGCGAGCGGGCCCACCTGACGCCCCGGCTGGCGGCGCTGAAGCCGGACCTGCTGCTGTGCTTCTTCTTCCCCTGGAAGCTGCTGCCGGAGGCGCTGGCGCTGGCGCCGCTGGGCGCCGTCAATGTCCACCCGTCGCTCCTGCCGTGCTACCGCGGTCCGTGTCCGCTGGGCTGGGCGCTGCGCGAGGATGCGCGGGACGTGGGGCTGACGTTCCACCGCATGGACGCGAGCTTCGACACCGGGCCCGTCCTGGCGCAGGGCACCTTCCCGCTGCACGACGAGGACACGGAGGAGGTCATCTTCGAGAAGTTGATGCTCGCGTCGCGCCAGCTGCTGCCCGGGGTGATGGAGCGCGTGGCGCGGGGCGACCGGGGCGAGCCGCAGGTGGACGCCGACGCCACGTTCGCGCCCTTCTTCGACCGGGCGTACCGGGACATCGACTGGCGGGACCCCGCGCGCTCCGTGCACCTGAAGGTGCGCGCGTGCCGCTTCGCCGCGTGGCGCGACGGCAACGGGGATGCGCGGGCCCGGCTCCAGGGCCGCTGGATGCGGGTGCGGCGCACGCGGGCGTGGCGGGGCGAGGACCCTCGCGAGGTGCCGGGCACGCTCCTGGCCCGTCAGGGGGACGAGCTGCTCGTGCAATGCGGGGACGCGCCGCTCTGGGTGGTGTCGCACACGCTGGAGGAGCCCTGA
- the metK gene encoding methionine adenosyltransferase yields MPTDFLFTSESVTEGHPDKIADQISDGVLDAIIAKDPQARVAVETLVKTGLAIVAGEVTTNCYVDIPKIVRSTITRIGYTDSSMGYDGNTCGVMVAIEGQSQDIARGVDNKKDQGAGDQGMMFGFACDETPELMPAPIHYAHQLTRRLAEVRRKAHPWIRPDGKSQVTVEYKGGRPVRIDAVVLSTQHAEEVSNKKIQEAIREDVILKVLPKKLIDNKTKFFINPTGRFVIGGPMGDSGVTGRKIIVDTYGGMGRHGGGAFSGKDPSKVDRSAAYMGRYIAKNVVAAGLASRCEVQVSYAIGVAEPVSVMVETFGTSTVPEEQIARAVRQTFGLRPREITEHLDLLRPIYQKTAAYGHFGRTDKEFTWERTDKKDALREAASSSGGTKSRTPRLKAV; encoded by the coding sequence ATGCCTACCGACTTCCTGTTCACGTCTGAATCCGTCACCGAGGGCCACCCGGACAAGATCGCCGACCAGATCTCCGACGGTGTGCTCGATGCCATCATCGCCAAGGATCCGCAGGCGCGCGTCGCCGTGGAGACGCTCGTCAAGACGGGCCTCGCCATCGTCGCGGGCGAGGTGACGACGAATTGTTACGTGGACATCCCGAAGATCGTCCGGTCGACCATCACGCGCATTGGCTACACCGATAGCTCGATGGGCTACGACGGCAACACGTGCGGCGTGATGGTGGCCATCGAAGGCCAGAGCCAGGACATCGCCCGGGGCGTGGACAACAAGAAGGACCAGGGCGCCGGCGACCAGGGCATGATGTTCGGCTTCGCGTGCGACGAGACGCCGGAGCTGATGCCCGCGCCCATCCACTACGCGCACCAGCTCACGCGCCGCCTGGCGGAGGTGCGCCGCAAGGCCCATCCGTGGATCCGCCCGGACGGCAAGAGCCAGGTGACGGTGGAGTACAAGGGCGGCCGCCCGGTGCGCATCGACGCGGTGGTGCTGTCGACGCAGCACGCGGAGGAGGTCTCCAACAAGAAGATCCAGGAGGCCATCCGCGAGGACGTCATCCTCAAGGTCCTGCCGAAGAAGCTCATCGACAACAAGACCAAGTTCTTCATCAACCCCACGGGCCGCTTCGTCATCGGCGGCCCCATGGGCGACTCGGGCGTCACGGGCCGGAAGATCATCGTCGACACCTACGGCGGCATGGGCCGTCACGGCGGCGGCGCGTTCAGCGGCAAGGACCCGTCCAAGGTGGACCGCTCCGCCGCGTACATGGGCCGCTACATCGCCAAGAACGTCGTCGCGGCGGGCCTGGCCAGCCGCTGCGAGGTGCAGGTGTCCTACGCCATCGGCGTGGCGGAGCCGGTCAGCGTGATGGTGGAGACCTTCGGCACGTCCACCGTGCCGGAAGAGCAGATCGCCCGCGCCGTGCGCCAGACGTTCGGCCTGCGTCCGCGCGAAATCACGGAGCACCTGGACCTGCTGCGGCCCATCTACCAGAAGACCGCCGCGTACGGTCACTTCGGCCGCACCGACAAGGAGTTCACCTGGGAGCGCACGGACAAGAAGGACGCGCTCCGCGAGGCGGCCTCCTCCTCCGGTGGCACCAAGTCGCGCACGCCCCGCCTGAAGGCCGTCTGA
- a CDS encoding ABC transporter substrate-binding protein: protein MNLNTRIRALPLLVALTLAVPALAAPPNKATNEAVTKPVKTVVQSVRYEKDLKALENLGSDPQGLFLLGDEWTKATDAQRKEFTQLFQSLFAKMAFPKVRENFKNLDSITYDEPQVTGDKALVGSTIFINHPLKKQEMKLKYAVEKVGTAWKVVDVSVLGDSMLTGIRDDQVRPLFKEGGWDALLGAMRAKNNELASVKLK, encoded by the coding sequence ATGAACCTGAACACCCGCATCCGCGCCCTTCCTCTCCTGGTTGCCCTCACCCTGGCCGTGCCCGCGCTCGCCGCGCCGCCCAACAAGGCCACCAACGAAGCCGTCACCAAGCCGGTGAAGACCGTGGTGCAGTCGGTGCGCTACGAGAAGGACCTCAAGGCGCTGGAGAACCTGGGCAGCGACCCGCAGGGGCTCTTCCTCCTGGGCGACGAGTGGACCAAGGCCACGGACGCCCAGCGCAAGGAGTTCACCCAGCTCTTCCAGAGCCTCTTCGCGAAGATGGCCTTCCCCAAGGTCCGGGAGAACTTCAAGAACCTGGACTCCATCACCTACGACGAGCCCCAGGTGACGGGCGACAAGGCGCTCGTGGGCTCCACCATCTTCATCAACCACCCGCTGAAGAAGCAGGAGATGAAGCTCAAGTACGCCGTGGAGAAGGTGGGCACCGCCTGGAAGGTCGTGGACGTGTCCGTGCTGGGCGACTCCATGCTCACCGGCATCCGCGATGATCAGGTGCGCCCCCTCTTCAAGGAAGGCGGCTGGGACGCCCTGCTGGGCGCCATGCGCGCGAAGAACAACGAGCTCGCTTCGGTGAAGCTGAAGTAA
- a CDS encoding site-specific recombinase, with translation MTVSSPAQQLLVRSTPSAREVDAFCVQYAPRAPGHPAVRDLLRLLSEVPGDGLEPRLEWVERWMHWMRDRIPAQGLTDGEDAGLSPANSRLALLVRVLEGESGLRASVTRLVAGVCAGSRGLKLFAQVGLSGGNGFFSELTDRFVRGVLPSPPEPGKLSELLLRLFPVPEDAQWLAALSPALLARLTALVGEPPPPEPTPSARVRGDLMDALLLLGVQVAGLGLAEDVRDRSPETSFRASPFLRLRLVCDAVLARDGAQETLKDLARVLEDCRGVVQSVTRHLEYSGVSVDLVYRMERIRRGLDRMEAISRVLGAARGEARWREALTLLSDLLGYAHADRSVRALVQRNARLLSRKIIERTSSTGEHYITATPDEFHRMVHSAAGGGFLTAFTALLKFFLASLSLAPFFAGFFAALNYAGSFVVMQFLGFTLATKQPSMTASTLAAAVGEEAAGPDGGSGRMERLAALVPRITRSQLAAALGNLGCVLPVAVALALGFQWLKGHSLLSVHKAESVVESLHPWHSATLLWAAFTGVLLWVSSVAAGWFENFVVYRRLPEALAHHRVLRALLGVTGARRVADALMHHAAGVGGSVTLGVLLAVAPGIGGFFGIPLDVRHVTLSFGSLAFAGCTLGPAAVLEPGFLAAVLGVAVIGVLNFGVSFALALGVALRARDVPAREGLRFLGAVAMRFLRNPGPFLVPPRDEAAPGGTQAQTVPQSGPPGH, from the coding sequence ATGACCGTTTCCTCCCCCGCCCAGCAGCTTCTGGTCCGCAGCACGCCGTCCGCCCGTGAGGTGGATGCGTTCTGCGTCCAGTACGCCCCTCGGGCCCCGGGCCACCCCGCCGTGCGGGACCTGCTGCGGCTCTTGTCGGAGGTCCCCGGCGACGGCCTGGAGCCGAGGCTGGAGTGGGTGGAGCGCTGGATGCACTGGATGCGCGACCGCATCCCCGCGCAGGGCCTGACGGACGGAGAGGACGCCGGGCTGTCGCCCGCGAATTCAAGGCTGGCGCTGCTGGTGCGCGTGCTGGAGGGAGAGTCCGGGCTGCGCGCGTCCGTCACCCGGCTGGTGGCGGGGGTGTGCGCGGGCAGCCGGGGCCTGAAGCTCTTCGCCCAGGTGGGGCTGAGCGGCGGCAACGGCTTCTTCTCTGAATTGACGGACCGCTTCGTGCGCGGCGTGCTGCCCTCGCCGCCGGAGCCGGGCAAGCTGTCGGAGCTGCTGCTGCGCCTGTTCCCGGTGCCGGAGGACGCGCAGTGGCTGGCCGCCCTGTCGCCCGCGCTCCTCGCGCGGCTGACGGCGCTCGTGGGCGAACCCCCGCCCCCGGAGCCCACCCCGTCGGCGCGCGTGCGCGGCGACCTGATGGACGCGCTGCTGCTGCTGGGCGTGCAGGTGGCGGGCCTGGGCCTGGCCGAGGACGTGCGCGACCGCAGCCCGGAGACGTCCTTCCGCGCCTCGCCGTTCCTGCGGCTCAGGCTGGTGTGCGACGCGGTGCTGGCGCGCGACGGGGCGCAGGAGACGCTCAAGGACCTGGCGCGGGTGTTGGAGGACTGCCGGGGCGTGGTGCAATCCGTCACGCGGCACCTGGAGTACTCCGGCGTCAGCGTGGACCTGGTGTACCGGATGGAGCGCATCCGGCGCGGCCTGGACCGGATGGAGGCCATCTCGCGCGTGCTGGGCGCCGCGAGGGGCGAGGCGCGGTGGCGCGAGGCCCTGACCCTGCTGTCGGACCTGTTGGGGTACGCGCACGCGGACCGCTCCGTGCGCGCGCTGGTCCAGCGCAACGCGCGGCTCCTTTCGCGGAAGATCATCGAGCGCACCAGCAGCACCGGCGAGCACTACATCACCGCGACGCCCGACGAGTTCCACCGCATGGTGCACTCGGCGGCGGGCGGCGGCTTCCTCACCGCGTTCACCGCCCTCTTGAAGTTCTTCCTGGCCAGCCTGTCGCTGGCGCCCTTCTTCGCGGGCTTCTTCGCGGCGCTCAACTACGCCGGCAGCTTCGTGGTGATGCAGTTCCTGGGCTTCACGCTGGCCACCAAGCAGCCCTCCATGACGGCCTCCACGCTGGCGGCCGCCGTGGGCGAGGAGGCGGCGGGCCCGGACGGCGGAAGCGGGCGCATGGAGCGGCTGGCGGCGCTGGTGCCGCGCATCACCCGCTCCCAGCTGGCCGCGGCCCTGGGCAACCTGGGCTGCGTGCTGCCCGTCGCGGTGGCGCTGGCGCTGGGCTTCCAGTGGCTCAAGGGCCATTCGCTGCTGTCGGTGCACAAGGCCGAGTCCGTGGTGGAGTCGTTGCATCCCTGGCACAGCGCCACGCTCCTGTGGGCCGCCTTCACCGGCGTGCTGCTCTGGGTGTCCAGCGTGGCCGCGGGCTGGTTCGAGAACTTCGTCGTCTACCGCCGGCTGCCGGAGGCCCTGGCCCACCACCGCGTGCTGCGCGCGCTCTTGGGGGTGACCGGCGCGCGCCGCGTGGCGGACGCGCTGATGCACCACGCGGCGGGCGTGGGCGGCAGCGTCACCCTGGGCGTGCTGCTGGCGGTGGCGCCGGGCATCGGGGGCTTCTTCGGCATTCCGCTGGATGTGCGGCACGTCACCCTTTCATTCGGGTCCCTGGCCTTCGCCGGCTGCACGCTGGGCCCCGCGGCGGTGCTGGAGCCCGGATTCCTGGCGGCCGTGCTGGGGGTGGCCGTCATCGGCGTCCTCAACTTCGGCGTGTCCTTCGCGCTGGCGCTGGGCGTGGCCCTGCGCGCACGGGATGTCCCGGCGCGGGAGGGCCTGCGGTTCCTGGGCGCGGTGGCGATGCGCTTCCTGCGCAACCCCGGCCCCTTCCTCGTCCCGCCCCGGGACGAGGCCGCCCCGGGTGGGACGCAGGCGCAGACCGTCCCCCAGAGCGGGCCCCCGGGGCACTGA